The Miscanthus floridulus cultivar M001 chromosome 7, ASM1932011v1, whole genome shotgun sequence genome includes a region encoding these proteins:
- the LOC136466021 gene encoding tobamovirus multiplication protein 3-like, with protein MQIQVARIQRRVPEYGWTTQKVFQFLNFVVNGARCSIFAFRRQVQQVNPPIFQHVILDLPGLAFFTTYALLALFWAEILYQARGLMTDRLRSGFYIINCVVYALQGFLWLCLWWNPNHSMLVISKLFIAGLSFFTALGFLLYGGRFFIMLKYFPIESKGRQQKLREVGRVASICFCCFLARCIMMCFNAFNKQADLDVLDHPILNFFCYLLVEILPSSLVLYILRRIPAKLRLSQYHPPQQQLEIRHCHLLS; from the exons ATGCAGATCCAAGTTGCCAGGATACAGCGCAGAGTTCCTGAATATGGATGGACAACCCAAAAGGTCTTCCAGTTCCTGAATTTCGTGGTCAATGGGG CCAGGTGCTCTATCTTTGCTTTCCGTCGCCAAGTGCAACAAGTGAACCCTCCG ATCTTTCAGCATGTTATTCTTGATCTTCCTGGGCTTGCATTCTTCACTACCTATGCACTGTTAGCACTTTTCTGGGCTGAGATACTATACCAAGCACGTGGACTAATGACTGATCGACTTCGATCAGGTTTCTACATCATTAACTGTGTTGTTTATGCATTGCAG GGATTTCTGTGGCTGTGTCTGTGGTGGAATCCAAATCACTCTATGCTAGTCATTTCTAAGTTATTCATTGCAGGACTTTCCTTTTTCACTGCCTTGGGTTTTCTGCTCTATGGAGGAAG GTTTTTCATCATGCTGAAATATTTTCCTATTGAGTCAAAAGGAAGGCAACAAAAGCTGAGAGAGGTCGGCAGAGTTGCCAGCATATGTTTCTGCTGTTTCTTGGCACGATGCATAATG ATGTGCTTCAATGCATTTAACAAACAAGCTGACCTCGATGTTCTTGACCATCCAATTCTGAATTTCTTCTGTTACCTG CTTGTCGAAATTCTACCTTCATCTCTTGTCTTGTACATTCTGAGGAGGATTCCTGCAAAACTACGGCTATCTCAGTATCACCCCCCCCAGCAGCAGCTAGAGATAAGGCATTGCCATCTTCTGAGCTGA
- the LOC136464154 gene encoding uncharacterized protein: MAYLAPAAAASSLRTPIYLVASSRRRSFLPAAVKATASSGHPILSSLRMAASAAVLLVATSPALACTPSAPPPPPTPLTVTVSPDDAIPNADASESHPFEKLIIETACLARIGGADEARSRLAAAGCGEIFGRLLAAQVLFVDGKVDEAIAAFEELAREDPADYRPLFCQGVLYLVLGREVESESMLERCREVGGDALIVDPAMMVMPTVGAESSEEKPEPEPEPEPAKV, from the coding sequence ATGGCCTATCTTGCTCCCGCGGCCGCCGCCTCTTCCCTCCGCACCCCCATCTACCTAGTCGCCTCTTCCCGGCGCCGCTCCTTTCTCCCCGCCGCCGTCAAAGCCACCGCCAGTTCTGGACACCCCATCCTCTCCTCCCTCCGCatggccgcctccgccgccgtccTCCTCGTCGCCACCTCCCCGGCACTCGCGTGCACCCCCTCCGCGCCCCCACCCCCGCCCACTCCCCTGACAGTCACGGTGTCCCCCGACGACGCCATCCCAAACGCAGACGCCTCCGAGTCCCACCCCTTCGAGAAGCTCATCATCGAGACCGCCTGCCTCGCGCGCATCGGCGGCGCAGACGAGGCGCGCTCGCGCCTGGCCGCGGCCGGATGTGGAGAGATCTTCGGCCGCCTCCTGGCCGCTCAGGTTCTGTTCGTGGACGGGAAGGTGGACGAGGCGATCGCAGCCTTCGAGGAGCTTGCGAGGGAGGACCCAGCCGACTACCGCCCGCTGTTCTGTCAGGGCGTGCTGTACCTCGTCCTTGGCAGGGAGGTGGAATCCGAGTCCATGCTCGAGCGATGCCGCGAGGTCGGCGGCGACGCGCTAATCGTAGATCCGGCAATGATGGTGATGCCGACCGTGGGGGCGGAATCCAGTGAGGAGAAGCCAGAGCCAGAGCCTGAGCCGGAGCCAGCGAAGGTGTGA